The following coding sequences lie in one Candidatus Methylomirabilis tolerans genomic window:
- the rpsB gene encoding 30S ribosomal protein S2: MATVTIKELLEAGVHFGHQTKRWNPKMKKFLFGEQNGIYIIDLQKTLKKFHEAVEFVRDVAIEGLPVVFVGTKKQAVDVIAQEASRCEQFFVNHRWLGGTLTNFQTIRKSVSRLRHIEEMEAKGECERLTKKEIARLQRERQKLEYTLGGIKGMERLPGAIFVIDTKKERIAVCEARRLGIPVVAVVDTNCDPDEVDYPIPGNDDAIRAIRLMAVRMADAIEEGRAVRLKATEEAAVVEAQPVLSSEETSQAEIPQEILQQL; the protein is encoded by the coding sequence GTGGCGACGGTCACCATTAAGGAACTGTTGGAAGCGGGAGTCCACTTCGGGCATCAGACCAAGCGCTGGAATCCGAAGATGAAGAAGTTTCTCTTTGGAGAGCAGAACGGTATCTACATCATCGATCTGCAAAAAACTCTAAAGAAATTTCACGAGGCTGTTGAGTTTGTGAGGGATGTGGCCATCGAAGGTCTGCCGGTCGTGTTTGTCGGAACAAAAAAGCAGGCCGTTGATGTGATCGCGCAGGAGGCCAGTCGCTGTGAGCAATTCTTTGTCAACCATCGCTGGTTGGGCGGAACCCTTACGAACTTTCAAACGATCAGGAAGAGTGTAAGTCGGCTGCGCCACATCGAAGAGATGGAGGCCAAGGGTGAGTGTGAGCGCCTGACGAAGAAAGAAATTGCCAGGCTGCAGCGAGAGCGACAGAAGCTTGAATATACCTTGGGCGGAATCAAGGGAATGGAGCGACTGCCTGGTGCGATCTTTGTGATCGACACCAAGAAGGAGCGGATCGCTGTGTGCGAAGCCAGGCGCCTCGGGATTCCGGTCGTTGCCGTCGTGGATACGAACTGTGATCCCGACGAGGTGGACTATCCGATCCCTGGGAATGACGACGCGATTCGGGCCATTCGACTGATGGCGGTCCGTATGGCCGACGCCATTGAGGAGGGGAGGGCCGTTCGGCTGAAGGCGACCGAGGAAGCGGCTGTTGTGGAAGCCCAGCCGGTCCTTTCATCAGAAGAAACGAGCCAGGCTGAAATACCACAAGAGATTCTTCAACAG